One Cervus canadensis isolate Bull #8, Minnesota chromosome 1, ASM1932006v1, whole genome shotgun sequence genomic window carries:
- the NEK8 gene encoding serine/threonine-protein kinase Nek8 isoform X1 translates to MRWRSTSGSEWWAEVPSGRFFTVEPPGKPLWPCRQRIVHLCLRKADQKLVIIKQIPVEQMTKEERQAAQNECQVLKLLNHPNVIEYYENFLEDKALMIAMEYAPGGTLAEFIQKRCNSLLEEETILHFFVQILLALHHVHSHLILHRDLKTQNILLDKHRMVVKIGDFGISKILSSKSKAYTVVGTPCYISPELCEGKPYNQKSDIWALGCVLYELASLKRAFEAANLPALVLKIMSGTFAPISDRYSPELRQLVLSLLSLEPAQRPPLSHIMAQPLCIRALLNLHTDLGSVRMRRAEKPLAAGPPMAPGTTGSRTTSARCRGVPRGPPRPAIPPPLSSVYTWGGGLSAPLRLPMLNTEVVQVAAGRTQKAGVTRSGRLILWEAPPLGAGGGTLLPGAVEQQQPQFVSRFLEGQSGVTIKHVACGDLFTACLTDRGIIMTFGSGSNGCLGHGGLNDISQPTIVEALLGYEMVQVACGASHVLALSTERELFAWGRGDGGRLGLGTRESHSCPQQVPMPPGQEAQRVICGIDSSMILTVPGRALACGSNRFNKLGLDHLSLGEEPAPHQQVEEALNFTPLGSAPLDREPLLSVDLGTAHSAAVTASGDCYTFGSNQHGQLGTNARRVSRAPCQVQGLQGIKIAMVACGDAFTVAIGAEGEVYSWGKGARGRLGRRDEDAAVPRPVQLDETHPYTVTSVSCCHGNTLLAIRPVTDEPVPP, encoded by the exons ATGAGATGGAGAAGTACGAGCGGATCCGAGTGGTGGGCAGAGGTGCCTTCGG gcagattctttactgttgagccacctgggaagcccctatggcCTTGTAGGCAGAG GATTGTTCATCTGTGCTTGCGCAAGGCTGACCAGAAGCTGGTGATCATCAAGCAGATCCCTGTGGAGCAGATGACCAAGGAAGAGCGGCAGGCAGCCCAGAACGAGTGCCAGGTCCTCAAGCTGCTCAACCATCCCAACGTCATTGAGTACTACGAGAACTTCCTAGAGGACAAGGCTCTCATGATCGCCATGGAGTACGCACCAG GCGGAACCCTGGCCGAGTTCATCCAGAAGCGCTGTAACTCCCTGCTGGAGGAGGAGACCATCCTGCACTTCTTTGTGCAGATCCTGCTGGCACTGCATCACGTCCATAGCCACCTCATCCTGCACCGGGACCTCAAAACCCAAAACATCCTTCTCGATAAACACCGCATGGTCGTCAAGATCGGCGACTTCGGCATCTCCAAGATCCTTAGCAGCAAGAGCAAGGCCTACACG GTGGTGGGTACTCCTTGCTACATTTCCCCGGAACTGTGTGAGGGCAAGCCCTACAACCAGAAGAGTGACATCTGGGCCCTGGGCTGTGTCCTGTATGAGCTGGCCAGCCTCAAGAGGGCCTTCGAGGCTGCG AACCTGCCAGCGCTGGTGCTGAAGATCATGAGCGGTACCTTCGCGCCCATCTCTGACCGGTACAGCCCAGAGCTGCGCCAGCTGGTTCTGAGTCTGCTCAGCCTGGAGCCCGCCCAGCGGCCGCCGCTCAGCCACATCATGGCGCAGCCCCTCTGCATCCGGGCACTCCTCAACCTGCACACGGACCTGGGCAGTGTCCGCATGCGGAG GGCAGAGAAGCCCTTGGCCGCTGGGCCACCCATGGCCCCGGGCACTACAGGAAGCAGGACCACCAGCGCCCGGTGCAGAG GCGTCCCCCGGGGACCACCACGGCCGGCCATCCCGCCGCCGCTGTCGTCGGTGTACACGTGGGGCGGCGGGCTCAGCGCGCCGCTCCGGCTGCCCATGCTCAACACGGAGGTGGTCCAGGTGGCAGCCGGGCGCACGCAGAAGGCCGGCGTCACTCGCTCCGGGCGCCTCATCCTTTGGGAG GCCCCGCCCCTTGGCGCTGGAGGTGGCACCCTCCTGCCGGGGGCGgtggagcagcagcagccccagttCGTCTCCCGTTTCCTGGAGGGTCAGTCGGGTGTGACTATCAAGCACGTGGCCTGTGGGGACCTCTTCACCGCCTGCCTGACTG ACCGAGGCATCATCATGACCTTTGGCAGTGGCAGCAACGGGTGCCTAGGCCATGGCGGCCTCAATGACATCAGCCAG cccACCATCGTGGAGGCCCTGCTGGGCTATGAGATGGTGCAGGTGGCTTGTGGGGCCTCTCACGTGCTGGCCTTGTCCACTGAGCGAGAACTATTTGCTTGGGGCCGCGGAGACGGTG GTCGGCTGGGACTAGGCACCAGGGAGTCCCATAGCTGCCCGCAGCAGGTGCCCATGCCCCCGGGACAGGAAGCCCAGAGGGTCATATGTGGCATTGACTCCTCCATGATCCTCACGGTGCCTGGCCGAGCCCTGGCCTGTGGGAGCAACAG GTTCAACAAGCTGGGCCTGGACCACCTCTCCCTAGGGGAGGAGCCTGCCCCACACCAGCAAGTGGAGGAGGCCCTGAATTTCACTCCGTTAGGTTCTGCACCCCTGGACCGGGAGCCCCTGCTGAGTGTGGACTTGGGCACTGCTCATTCAGCTGCTGTAACTG CCTCTGGTGACTGCTACACTTTCGGCAGCAATCAGCATGGGCAGCTGGGTACCAATGCTCGCCGGGTCAGCCGGGCACCCTGTCAAGTCCAGGGCCTCCAGGGCATCAAGATAGCAATGGTGGCCTGTGGGGATGCCTTCACTGTCGCCATTGGGGCAG AAGGTGAAGTGTACTCCTGGGGTAAAGGGGCCCGAGGTCGCCTGGGAAGGAGAGATGAGGACGCCGCAGTCCCTAGGCCAGTGCAGCTGGATGAGACCCACCCCTACACGGTGACCTCCGTGTCCTGTTGCCATGGCAACACTCTCCTGGCTATCCGCC CGGTCACGGATGAGCCAGTCCCCCCTTGA
- the NEK8 gene encoding serine/threonine-protein kinase Nek8 isoform X4, protein MRWRSTSGSEWWAEVPSGRFFTVEPPGKPLWPCRQRIVHLCLRKADQKLVIIKQIPVEQMTKEERQAAQNECQVLKLLNHPNVIEYYENFLEDKALMIAMEYAPGGTLAEFIQKRCNSLLEEETILHFFVQILLALHHVHSHLILHRDLKTQNILLDKHRMVVKIGDFGISKILSSKSKAYTVVGTPCYISPELCEGKPYNQKSDIWALGCVLYELASLKRAFEAANLPALVLKIMSGTFAPISDRYSPELRQLVLSLLSLEPAQRPPLSHIMAQPLCIRALLNLHTDLGSVRMRRAEKPLAAGPPMAPGTTGSRTTSARCRGVPRGPPRPAIPPPLSSVYTWGGGLSAPLRLPMLNTEVVQVAAGRTQKAGVTRSGRLILWEAPPLGAGGGTLLPGAVEQQQPQFVSRFLEGQSGVTIKHVACGDLFTACLTDRGIIMTFGSGSNGCLGHGGLNDISQPTIVEALLGYEMVQVACGASHVLALSTERELFAWGRGDGGRLGLGTRESHSCPQQVPMPPGQEAQRVICGIDSSMILTVPGRALACGSNRFCTPGPGAPAECGLGHCSFSCCNCLW, encoded by the exons ATGAGATGGAGAAGTACGAGCGGATCCGAGTGGTGGGCAGAGGTGCCTTCGG gcagattctttactgttgagccacctgggaagcccctatggcCTTGTAGGCAGAG GATTGTTCATCTGTGCTTGCGCAAGGCTGACCAGAAGCTGGTGATCATCAAGCAGATCCCTGTGGAGCAGATGACCAAGGAAGAGCGGCAGGCAGCCCAGAACGAGTGCCAGGTCCTCAAGCTGCTCAACCATCCCAACGTCATTGAGTACTACGAGAACTTCCTAGAGGACAAGGCTCTCATGATCGCCATGGAGTACGCACCAG GCGGAACCCTGGCCGAGTTCATCCAGAAGCGCTGTAACTCCCTGCTGGAGGAGGAGACCATCCTGCACTTCTTTGTGCAGATCCTGCTGGCACTGCATCACGTCCATAGCCACCTCATCCTGCACCGGGACCTCAAAACCCAAAACATCCTTCTCGATAAACACCGCATGGTCGTCAAGATCGGCGACTTCGGCATCTCCAAGATCCTTAGCAGCAAGAGCAAGGCCTACACG GTGGTGGGTACTCCTTGCTACATTTCCCCGGAACTGTGTGAGGGCAAGCCCTACAACCAGAAGAGTGACATCTGGGCCCTGGGCTGTGTCCTGTATGAGCTGGCCAGCCTCAAGAGGGCCTTCGAGGCTGCG AACCTGCCAGCGCTGGTGCTGAAGATCATGAGCGGTACCTTCGCGCCCATCTCTGACCGGTACAGCCCAGAGCTGCGCCAGCTGGTTCTGAGTCTGCTCAGCCTGGAGCCCGCCCAGCGGCCGCCGCTCAGCCACATCATGGCGCAGCCCCTCTGCATCCGGGCACTCCTCAACCTGCACACGGACCTGGGCAGTGTCCGCATGCGGAG GGCAGAGAAGCCCTTGGCCGCTGGGCCACCCATGGCCCCGGGCACTACAGGAAGCAGGACCACCAGCGCCCGGTGCAGAG GCGTCCCCCGGGGACCACCACGGCCGGCCATCCCGCCGCCGCTGTCGTCGGTGTACACGTGGGGCGGCGGGCTCAGCGCGCCGCTCCGGCTGCCCATGCTCAACACGGAGGTGGTCCAGGTGGCAGCCGGGCGCACGCAGAAGGCCGGCGTCACTCGCTCCGGGCGCCTCATCCTTTGGGAG GCCCCGCCCCTTGGCGCTGGAGGTGGCACCCTCCTGCCGGGGGCGgtggagcagcagcagccccagttCGTCTCCCGTTTCCTGGAGGGTCAGTCGGGTGTGACTATCAAGCACGTGGCCTGTGGGGACCTCTTCACCGCCTGCCTGACTG ACCGAGGCATCATCATGACCTTTGGCAGTGGCAGCAACGGGTGCCTAGGCCATGGCGGCCTCAATGACATCAGCCAG cccACCATCGTGGAGGCCCTGCTGGGCTATGAGATGGTGCAGGTGGCTTGTGGGGCCTCTCACGTGCTGGCCTTGTCCACTGAGCGAGAACTATTTGCTTGGGGCCGCGGAGACGGTG GTCGGCTGGGACTAGGCACCAGGGAGTCCCATAGCTGCCCGCAGCAGGTGCCCATGCCCCCGGGACAGGAAGCCCAGAGGGTCATATGTGGCATTGACTCCTCCATGATCCTCACGGTGCCTGGCCGAGCCCTGGCCTGTGGGAGCAACAG GTTCTGCACCCCTGGACCGGGAGCCCCTGCTGAGTGTGGACTTGGGCACTGCTCATTCAGCTGCTGTAACTG CCTCTGGTGA
- the NEK8 gene encoding serine/threonine-protein kinase Nek8 isoform X2 — protein sequence MEKYERIRVVGRGAFGIVHLCLRKADQKLVIIKQIPVEQMTKEERQAAQNECQVLKLLNHPNVIEYYENFLEDKALMIAMEYAPGGTLAEFIQKRCNSLLEEETILHFFVQILLALHHVHSHLILHRDLKTQNILLDKHRMVVKIGDFGISKILSSKSKAYTVVGTPCYISPELCEGKPYNQKSDIWALGCVLYELASLKRAFEAANLPALVLKIMSGTFAPISDRYSPELRQLVLSLLSLEPAQRPPLSHIMAQPLCIRALLNLHTDLGSVRMRRAEKPLAAGPPMAPGTTGSRTTSARCRGVPRGPPRPAIPPPLSSVYTWGGGLSAPLRLPMLNTEVVQVAAGRTQKAGVTRSGRLILWEAPPLGAGGGTLLPGAVEQQQPQFVSRFLEGQSGVTIKHVACGDLFTACLTDRGIIMTFGSGSNGCLGHGGLNDISQPTIVEALLGYEMVQVACGASHVLALSTERELFAWGRGDGGRLGLGTRESHSCPQQVPMPPGQEAQRVICGIDSSMILTVPGRALACGSNRFNKLGLDHLSLGEEPAPHQQVEEALNFTPLGSAPLDREPLLSVDLGTAHSAAVTASGDCYTFGSNQHGQLGTNARRVSRAPCQVQGLQGIKIAMVACGDAFTVAIGAEGEVYSWGKGARGRLGRRDEDAAVPRPVQLDETHPYTVTSVSCCHGNTLLAIRPVTDEPVPP from the exons ATGGAGAAGTACGAGCGGATCCGAGTGGTGGGCAGAGGTGCCTTCGG GATTGTTCATCTGTGCTTGCGCAAGGCTGACCAGAAGCTGGTGATCATCAAGCAGATCCCTGTGGAGCAGATGACCAAGGAAGAGCGGCAGGCAGCCCAGAACGAGTGCCAGGTCCTCAAGCTGCTCAACCATCCCAACGTCATTGAGTACTACGAGAACTTCCTAGAGGACAAGGCTCTCATGATCGCCATGGAGTACGCACCAG GCGGAACCCTGGCCGAGTTCATCCAGAAGCGCTGTAACTCCCTGCTGGAGGAGGAGACCATCCTGCACTTCTTTGTGCAGATCCTGCTGGCACTGCATCACGTCCATAGCCACCTCATCCTGCACCGGGACCTCAAAACCCAAAACATCCTTCTCGATAAACACCGCATGGTCGTCAAGATCGGCGACTTCGGCATCTCCAAGATCCTTAGCAGCAAGAGCAAGGCCTACACG GTGGTGGGTACTCCTTGCTACATTTCCCCGGAACTGTGTGAGGGCAAGCCCTACAACCAGAAGAGTGACATCTGGGCCCTGGGCTGTGTCCTGTATGAGCTGGCCAGCCTCAAGAGGGCCTTCGAGGCTGCG AACCTGCCAGCGCTGGTGCTGAAGATCATGAGCGGTACCTTCGCGCCCATCTCTGACCGGTACAGCCCAGAGCTGCGCCAGCTGGTTCTGAGTCTGCTCAGCCTGGAGCCCGCCCAGCGGCCGCCGCTCAGCCACATCATGGCGCAGCCCCTCTGCATCCGGGCACTCCTCAACCTGCACACGGACCTGGGCAGTGTCCGCATGCGGAG GGCAGAGAAGCCCTTGGCCGCTGGGCCACCCATGGCCCCGGGCACTACAGGAAGCAGGACCACCAGCGCCCGGTGCAGAG GCGTCCCCCGGGGACCACCACGGCCGGCCATCCCGCCGCCGCTGTCGTCGGTGTACACGTGGGGCGGCGGGCTCAGCGCGCCGCTCCGGCTGCCCATGCTCAACACGGAGGTGGTCCAGGTGGCAGCCGGGCGCACGCAGAAGGCCGGCGTCACTCGCTCCGGGCGCCTCATCCTTTGGGAG GCCCCGCCCCTTGGCGCTGGAGGTGGCACCCTCCTGCCGGGGGCGgtggagcagcagcagccccagttCGTCTCCCGTTTCCTGGAGGGTCAGTCGGGTGTGACTATCAAGCACGTGGCCTGTGGGGACCTCTTCACCGCCTGCCTGACTG ACCGAGGCATCATCATGACCTTTGGCAGTGGCAGCAACGGGTGCCTAGGCCATGGCGGCCTCAATGACATCAGCCAG cccACCATCGTGGAGGCCCTGCTGGGCTATGAGATGGTGCAGGTGGCTTGTGGGGCCTCTCACGTGCTGGCCTTGTCCACTGAGCGAGAACTATTTGCTTGGGGCCGCGGAGACGGTG GTCGGCTGGGACTAGGCACCAGGGAGTCCCATAGCTGCCCGCAGCAGGTGCCCATGCCCCCGGGACAGGAAGCCCAGAGGGTCATATGTGGCATTGACTCCTCCATGATCCTCACGGTGCCTGGCCGAGCCCTGGCCTGTGGGAGCAACAG GTTCAACAAGCTGGGCCTGGACCACCTCTCCCTAGGGGAGGAGCCTGCCCCACACCAGCAAGTGGAGGAGGCCCTGAATTTCACTCCGTTAGGTTCTGCACCCCTGGACCGGGAGCCCCTGCTGAGTGTGGACTTGGGCACTGCTCATTCAGCTGCTGTAACTG CCTCTGGTGACTGCTACACTTTCGGCAGCAATCAGCATGGGCAGCTGGGTACCAATGCTCGCCGGGTCAGCCGGGCACCCTGTCAAGTCCAGGGCCTCCAGGGCATCAAGATAGCAATGGTGGCCTGTGGGGATGCCTTCACTGTCGCCATTGGGGCAG AAGGTGAAGTGTACTCCTGGGGTAAAGGGGCCCGAGGTCGCCTGGGAAGGAGAGATGAGGACGCCGCAGTCCCTAGGCCAGTGCAGCTGGATGAGACCCACCCCTACACGGTGACCTCCGTGTCCTGTTGCCATGGCAACACTCTCCTGGCTATCCGCC CGGTCACGGATGAGCCAGTCCCCCCTTGA
- the NEK8 gene encoding serine/threonine-protein kinase Nek8 isoform X3, with the protein MTKEERQAAQNECQVLKLLNHPNVIEYYENFLEDKALMIAMEYAPGGTLAEFIQKRCNSLLEEETILHFFVQILLALHHVHSHLILHRDLKTQNILLDKHRMVVKIGDFGISKILSSKSKAYTVVGTPCYISPELCEGKPYNQKSDIWALGCVLYELASLKRAFEAANLPALVLKIMSGTFAPISDRYSPELRQLVLSLLSLEPAQRPPLSHIMAQPLCIRALLNLHTDLGSVRMRRAEKPLAAGPPMAPGTTGSRTTSARCRGVPRGPPRPAIPPPLSSVYTWGGGLSAPLRLPMLNTEVVQVAAGRTQKAGVTRSGRLILWEAPPLGAGGGTLLPGAVEQQQPQFVSRFLEGQSGVTIKHVACGDLFTACLTDRGIIMTFGSGSNGCLGHGGLNDISQPTIVEALLGYEMVQVACGASHVLALSTERELFAWGRGDGGRLGLGTRESHSCPQQVPMPPGQEAQRVICGIDSSMILTVPGRALACGSNRFNKLGLDHLSLGEEPAPHQQVEEALNFTPLGSAPLDREPLLSVDLGTAHSAAVTASGDCYTFGSNQHGQLGTNARRVSRAPCQVQGLQGIKIAMVACGDAFTVAIGAEGEVYSWGKGARGRLGRRDEDAAVPRPVQLDETHPYTVTSVSCCHGNTLLAIRPVTDEPVPP; encoded by the exons ATGACCAAGGAAGAGCGGCAGGCAGCCCAGAACGAGTGCCAGGTCCTCAAGCTGCTCAACCATCCCAACGTCATTGAGTACTACGAGAACTTCCTAGAGGACAAGGCTCTCATGATCGCCATGGAGTACGCACCAG GCGGAACCCTGGCCGAGTTCATCCAGAAGCGCTGTAACTCCCTGCTGGAGGAGGAGACCATCCTGCACTTCTTTGTGCAGATCCTGCTGGCACTGCATCACGTCCATAGCCACCTCATCCTGCACCGGGACCTCAAAACCCAAAACATCCTTCTCGATAAACACCGCATGGTCGTCAAGATCGGCGACTTCGGCATCTCCAAGATCCTTAGCAGCAAGAGCAAGGCCTACACG GTGGTGGGTACTCCTTGCTACATTTCCCCGGAACTGTGTGAGGGCAAGCCCTACAACCAGAAGAGTGACATCTGGGCCCTGGGCTGTGTCCTGTATGAGCTGGCCAGCCTCAAGAGGGCCTTCGAGGCTGCG AACCTGCCAGCGCTGGTGCTGAAGATCATGAGCGGTACCTTCGCGCCCATCTCTGACCGGTACAGCCCAGAGCTGCGCCAGCTGGTTCTGAGTCTGCTCAGCCTGGAGCCCGCCCAGCGGCCGCCGCTCAGCCACATCATGGCGCAGCCCCTCTGCATCCGGGCACTCCTCAACCTGCACACGGACCTGGGCAGTGTCCGCATGCGGAG GGCAGAGAAGCCCTTGGCCGCTGGGCCACCCATGGCCCCGGGCACTACAGGAAGCAGGACCACCAGCGCCCGGTGCAGAG GCGTCCCCCGGGGACCACCACGGCCGGCCATCCCGCCGCCGCTGTCGTCGGTGTACACGTGGGGCGGCGGGCTCAGCGCGCCGCTCCGGCTGCCCATGCTCAACACGGAGGTGGTCCAGGTGGCAGCCGGGCGCACGCAGAAGGCCGGCGTCACTCGCTCCGGGCGCCTCATCCTTTGGGAG GCCCCGCCCCTTGGCGCTGGAGGTGGCACCCTCCTGCCGGGGGCGgtggagcagcagcagccccagttCGTCTCCCGTTTCCTGGAGGGTCAGTCGGGTGTGACTATCAAGCACGTGGCCTGTGGGGACCTCTTCACCGCCTGCCTGACTG ACCGAGGCATCATCATGACCTTTGGCAGTGGCAGCAACGGGTGCCTAGGCCATGGCGGCCTCAATGACATCAGCCAG cccACCATCGTGGAGGCCCTGCTGGGCTATGAGATGGTGCAGGTGGCTTGTGGGGCCTCTCACGTGCTGGCCTTGTCCACTGAGCGAGAACTATTTGCTTGGGGCCGCGGAGACGGTG GTCGGCTGGGACTAGGCACCAGGGAGTCCCATAGCTGCCCGCAGCAGGTGCCCATGCCCCCGGGACAGGAAGCCCAGAGGGTCATATGTGGCATTGACTCCTCCATGATCCTCACGGTGCCTGGCCGAGCCCTGGCCTGTGGGAGCAACAG GTTCAACAAGCTGGGCCTGGACCACCTCTCCCTAGGGGAGGAGCCTGCCCCACACCAGCAAGTGGAGGAGGCCCTGAATTTCACTCCGTTAGGTTCTGCACCCCTGGACCGGGAGCCCCTGCTGAGTGTGGACTTGGGCACTGCTCATTCAGCTGCTGTAACTG CCTCTGGTGACTGCTACACTTTCGGCAGCAATCAGCATGGGCAGCTGGGTACCAATGCTCGCCGGGTCAGCCGGGCACCCTGTCAAGTCCAGGGCCTCCAGGGCATCAAGATAGCAATGGTGGCCTGTGGGGATGCCTTCACTGTCGCCATTGGGGCAG AAGGTGAAGTGTACTCCTGGGGTAAAGGGGCCCGAGGTCGCCTGGGAAGGAGAGATGAGGACGCCGCAGTCCCTAGGCCAGTGCAGCTGGATGAGACCCACCCCTACACGGTGACCTCCGTGTCCTGTTGCCATGGCAACACTCTCCTGGCTATCCGCC CGGTCACGGATGAGCCAGTCCCCCCTTGA